In Agromyces sp. Leaf222, the genomic window CCACGAAGCCGACGCCGAGCAGCAGGAACGCCCAGCGTGCGCTGATGCCGAGGTAGACGGGGAAGACATACGTGAGGAGGCATCCGATCGAGGCCACCGCGGTCCAGCTGTAGAAGATGAGCACGGCATTCAGGTGCGAGTGCCCCATGTCGAGCAGGCGGTGGTGCAGGTGCTTGCGGTCGGCCGCGAAGGGCGACTTGCCGGCGCGCAGGCGACGCACGACGGCGAGGCCGAAGTCGAGCAGCGGGATGAGCAGCACGATGACCGGCAGGATGATCGGGATGAACGCGGCGAAGAGCTGGTTGAAGCCGACGCCCGCGGGGTTCAGCTGGCCGGTGACGGCGATCGCCGAGGTCGCCATGAGCAGGCCGACGAGCAACGCACCGGCATCGCCCATGAACAGCTTCGCCGGGCGCCAGTTCAGCGGCAGGAAGCCGGCGCACGCCCCGACCAGGATGATCGCGATCATCGACGCGAGGTTGAAGTAGTTGGTCGGCGAGGTCTGCTGCACGAGCAGGTACGTGTAGACGAAGAACACGCCGTTCGAGATGAGCGAGACGCCGGCGACCAATCCGTCGAGGCCGTCGATGAAGTTCACGGCGTTCATCACGAGCACGATGACGAACACGGTGAGCGTCGCGAACATCCACGACGAGCCGACCAGGATGCCGCCGATGGGCAGCGACACGATGGACACGCCCTGCCAGGCGATGAGGCCGGCGGCGATGAACTGGCCCGCGAGCTTCGTGGTCCAGTCGAGGTCCCAGATGTCGTCGGCGACGCCGATGAGCACGATGAGCAGCGCCGCCCCGAGGATCGCGAGCACCTGCGTCGGGTCCTGGAAGATGATCGCGACGTTGGCGAACCGCGTCGGACCGAGGCTCGACACGAACCACGCCGCGCCGAACGCGACGAGGATGCCCACGAACATCGCGATGCCGCCGAGCCGCGGCGTCGGGCGCGTGTGCACGTCGCGCTCGCGGATCTTCGGGTAGAGCCGGTACTTCAGGCTCAGCTTCCAGACGACGTACGACCCGACGAGGGTCACGAGCGCGGCGATGATCGCGAGCGCGATGAACAGGGTCATGAGGCGGCGGTACCGCTTTCGTCGTCGGATGCCGCGGGCTGGGGGTCCGCGGCAGGCTCGCCGGCCGACGCCGCAGCCGCTTCGGCGGGCGCGAGTCGATCCTCGCCCACGACGGCGGCGATGCGCTCGCGCGAGATGACGCCGGCGCGGACGATGCGGATGGTGCCGCCCTCGGCCGTGAGTCCGGTCGCGTCGATGATGGTCGAGGACGTGTCGCCGGGGCGTTCGCCGATCGCGTCGTAGTCGGCGCCGGCCGAGCCGCCGTCGAGGTAGACGGCGACCGAGTCGCCCAGCATGTCGGACGCCTCGGCCGCGGTCGTGGCGGCCGGCAGGCCGCTGAGGTTCGCCGACGAGACCGCGAGCGGTCCGGTCTCGGAGAGCAGCTCGAGCGCGAAGCGGTTGTCGGGCATGCGCAGGGCGACCGTGCCGCGGGTCTCGCCGAGATCCCAGGTGAGCGACGGCTGCGCGTGCAGGATCACGGTCAGGCCGCCCGGCCAGAACTCCGCGACGAGCTCGCGCACGGGCTCGGGCACCTCGCTGGCGAGCGCGTCGAGCGTGGGGATGCCCGGGATCAGCACGGGCGGCGGCGAGGTGCGCTCGCGCCCCTTCGCCTCGAGCAGTCGCGTGACGGCTGCGGGGTCGAACGCGTCGGCGGCGAGG contains:
- a CDS encoding MraY family glycosyltransferase, which gives rise to MTLFIALAIIAALVTLVGSYVVWKLSLKYRLYPKIRERDVHTRPTPRLGGIAMFVGILVAFGAAWFVSSLGPTRFANVAIIFQDPTQVLAILGAALLIVLIGVADDIWDLDWTTKLAGQFIAAGLIAWQGVSIVSLPIGGILVGSSWMFATLTVFVIVLVMNAVNFIDGLDGLVAGVSLISNGVFFVYTYLLVQQTSPTNYFNLASMIAIILVGACAGFLPLNWRPAKLFMGDAGALLVGLLMATSAIAVTGQLNPAGVGFNQLFAAFIPIILPVIVLLIPLLDFGLAVVRRLRAGKSPFAADRKHLHHRLLDMGHSHLNAVLIFYSWTAVASIGCLLTYVFPVYLGISARWAFLLLGVGFVACAIVTLAPLGRRKRLTVAAEATSAVPVAPHLDELERGATASESVIDEGGRVDAAMTTDAAAAPAPAATAGSAQAASVQSGDPRLEPDERRTT
- a CDS encoding L-threonylcarbamoyladenylate synthase → MTAIYDCSVESQLLTGMRLARGAIGRGQLVVIPTDTVYGLAADAFDPAAVTRLLEAKGRERTSPPPVLIPGIPTLDALASEVPEPVRELVAEFWPGGLTVILHAQPSLTWDLGETRGTVALRMPDNRFALELLSETGPLAVSSANLSGLPAATTAAEASDMLGDSVAVYLDGGSAGADYDAIGERPGDTSSTIIDATGLTAEGGTIRIVRAGVISRERIAAVVGEDRLAPAEAAAASAGEPAADPQPAASDDESGTAAS